The DNA window ATAGGTAGCAAGTGCTAGGCCACACATTTCAGGCTTTCCAGAcattttgcattgtattgtattaccACCAAAATTGTATTAGGCTTAGGAAAGGGCCAGGAAGCCCCAAACACATTGGCTACCCCCACCACCTGGAAGTGGATGTGCTGTATATTACAGGGCTGCTGGATTCTGATTCTGCCACTGTCTGCAGGTTGTTCCGTTCATCAAGGGCTTCATTGCTGGCCGCAGAAGAATACCTTTCTAGCgactttaaaatgcaatatttactttttatctaatgcagttatacaataaaacatattcaagAAATAAAGCAGAGAAAGAGGGGTTTTGGCTGACTGTATATATTAGTGACTGACTTACATTAGTCAGACAAGGCAAAacaataagtgaaaaaaatacaatatgacaTAATTTGAAACTTACAAATCCCATTCCTTTAGCTTTGgaagcattttattgtttttttctagtaCTAAAGATGCACTATATGAAAACGATGAAGGTAGATCCTGGTAGGTTCAATAGACAAACCGTATCCTTTTATATACACTAGTGGGTGAAGTCCCCTAAATCAAGATGCGTTTCTCCatatcagcttcctcaggggagcttgagacataCATGGACTAATAAATTGAACATATAATAGATATAAATTATGAATATGAGTAAAAGATATATTCATCAGTACATATGTTGGTGGTGAGTggtaaataatgtaaaagtatCAGATTAGTTTTAAAATCAAACAAAGAGCTTAAATTCTGTTAGGGGTATGTTTAAATTTGGGGGTATACATACACTCAGAAATGTGAAAACTGTTGTGTTTAGTAAAGGCTCAAAACCTATAGTTTTATAGTAATTGTCAATAGCTAGCTTTATAGATGCtattctttttatgtcttttctgcAGATTATCCTTATATAGTTCAGATGTGTTGGAACCATTTTGATTTTCAAATGAATAAGACTCTACATGGCCAATGGTGTTCATGGCATTCTATTGTCAGGTATtttgaatgtaaaattaaaatcttatgtgcatattatattatattgttattattattattattattatttttaataataataaacaggatttatatagcgccaacatattacacaatgttgtacattaaataggggttgcaaatgacagactaatacagacagtgatacaggaggagaggaccctcccccaaagagcttacaatctagtaggtcagggaatttacacacaataggatgagagatatgtagtgtgggaagtagtggtggtttcaaaagaaagaagaagatgggtaggcaagtttgaaaaaatgggtttaagtgctcttttaaatgagcagaaagtagcagcaagccaaataggatgaggaagaccattccagagagttggggcagctctagagaagtcttgtatccgtgtgtgtgatgaggttatgagagagaaagccattagtaggtcattggaggagtgaagagagcggctgggggaatatttttttaccagaaatgtaagtaggacaagaactgtggatggatttgaaggcaaagcacaggagcttaaatttgattctcaggtgaaatggaagccaatgaagagaactacaaagagatgcagcggaagaggagcggagggatggatggatgagtctggctgcaggattcaaaatagattgtagaggagagagtcgggttagtggaataccagcgagaaggatgttacagtagtccagacgggagatgataagagcatgtacaaggagtttggtggtctcaggggacaggtaggggcagattttggagatgttgcgtaggtgaaagtgacaggacctcgaaatgttctaaatatggggggtaaatgagagggcagagtcaaaggtgacaccaagacaacgtgcctgaggggagggacgaataacagtgttattaacaattaaaaatatgtcagagggagatttggaatttgaggggggggtgatgttgagttctgttttatccaggttgagtttcaggaatcggtcagacatccatgatgagatggctgacaggcagcatgagaccttatccaggactgagggagacaagtcagtggtggacagataaatttgagtgtcatcagcatacagatggtactgtaagccaaaggatgatatgagactaccgagagaggaggacAGAgaagaactggtccaaggactgacccttggggaacaccaacagggaggagagtgggtgaggaggagttaccattgaaataaacttgaaaggagcggtcagacagataggaagcaaaccaagagagagcagtgtcacagataccaatggagcgcatgatttgtattagaaggggatgatcaacagtgtcaaaagcagaggaaagatcaaggagaaggagcagggaaaagttgccttgagacttagctctgatgaggtctttggccactttagtaagggctgtttcagtggagtgggcagctctaaaaccagactggagggggtcaaggagagagttggtgctcaggtaatcggtgagtcttttgtggacaaggtgctcaagaagtttggagacatatgggagaagggagataggacggtagttagagggtagggaggggtccagtgagggtttctttaggatagggagaaatatggcatgtttgaaagcggaggggtatttaccagtagaaagggagaggttgaatagttcggttagggcaggggcagGGGAGTGGAgaaatgggcacagagtagatcagagggaattgggtcaagcagacaggtagtagatggagatgatgggagaagagaagagacttcgtccacagtaacagggctgagggaggccagtgatgatttacaggtggaaggggtgggtatggttggagtggcttggtgagcagagacatcatgtctgattttgtctattttatctctaaagtaggtggctatgtcttgggcagagaaggctgttgtggggggagcaggtattgggtttaggagggagtcaattgttgagaaaaagttgtgtgggttggaagcttgggaggaaataACAGCGGAGAAATAAGTTTGTTTGGTGTGAGTGAGCTTAGtggtaaagctttgtagcttggctttgtagtccatgaagtcagcgctgaggccagattttctccacttgcgctcagctgcacgaacagtcttttgtagctgtttggtgtgaatGCTGTGCCAggaaaggaaagagagtggtttaaaagggtggcagcttcatctggggaggtgattttggaaagagcgggggttagggacgcaaggcagtttgagaaaaggttgtggtcgaggttatggatatctctttgccattgaccaggtctggggtgtggtAAAGGGGGACATGCTGCATATTGGAAATGTATACTTTTgtcaattttaaagaaaaacttaaatacaaataaacacaaatttacatAACTAAGACAATACAACAATGCAAATATGAGAAAGAAAAGTGCACAGTGAACCCAGAACTAGTTGCACTTTATGGCTCTGCTTGTAGTAGGTAAATAGTTGTGTGTAGTAAGTAAATAAATAGGCTCTCAGAgaaccatcattttttttcaataaaatataataaatgtgaggatacagaaaaaacaaaaggaggagagaaaaCCACCACcgagaaagaaaaaagaactaaaatgatATGGGATATGGGAGAGTATAGAGAGAGTAGAGTTAGTATCGGTAGTTAGGgaaaaatgttctatattctatattcccCTGTTTGAGCTGATGACATTATTCAGCTCTGTACAGAAGAACAAAAAGTCCAGAAGTAAAGTGATTAATTTTTATGGGCTTAGTGAAGACTAGAGTTTATTGTTGAAAGCCATCAGTTCTAGGATTAAAACAAACCCTACATTTCAGACAGAGTTTGCTTAAGTGTGGCCCTCCtatgaaaacaatgcaaaaaataaaaaggtaatttggGGGTAAAAAATTTTTACTGATACTTGCCCTTCCTTAGTTTTTATAGAACGGGAGGTAATTTCATCCTATTGATGGCAAGATCCCTGGGAATGTCAAATAAGCCAAAATATCCGAGAAGTCACTTTCACACAATGCTGAAATTTTGGCTAAGCACTATTCTCTGGAATCAGGCCAAAAGGAGGATGTTGTCACCCTCACATAAGCTGGGGAAAGAATATTATCTCATATTACTCATAATACATAATCAAACTTCAGAACTTTAATTAATAACTTcttcataaataattatttttttatttatataattaactCCTAAATTGTAATTCTTAAATCCACAATTTTTTTAGTCCTAACCATATACTTTACATATAGACCTAAGAAAAAGGTGACTTTGATCatattatatcaataaaatgtatagatttaCTTAGAGCTTGTTCACCACTACAACTTAAGGTCAGGGTGAGTTTGTATGGTGAACAGATTCACAGGAATTCAGTATCTGAAATcttgacaccttttttttttacactctagATTCTACAGTGACTTACAGGAATGCCTGGAAGGTTATGCTGACCACCTCCTTGTCGGCTACCCAAATGACTTGGCACATGACGCCATTCTGAATGCTCATATAAAGTTTTTTACCAATTGTGCAATGTCTGAAGAATTCATAGATCcaccagaaaatgtattattggcTTTAATATTTACACCGATTTGTATAATTCCATTTTTGGTCACCCTTGTAGTCTATAAGAGCAATACTAGCAAACCACAAACGTAATCTTTACTGCTGACTCCACTAAACACTGTGATTAAGCACCAGAACTGTTTGTTAAGGTGTTACCAGAAAGCTTGGATGGAATTTGGTCAATTTTAAGACCACGCCTATTGCTTATGTTTTGGATTTTCAGCATTCAGTTTTAGACTGTCCAGCACATCAAACATATATGTTCTTCAGTAGTAATTTAAATGACTTACCTCAAATTCTGACCTGACTCCTTGAAGCTCTCTACCTACTGTATATCAATGATGGCCTTTTTATTAGATGTCATTTAACCAGAAAGCTTATGTGGGATCATTCTGATCTTTTCTTGGATTTCATAGCTGTATTGGATCCATCTtcataaaaattacttttgcttggatatatatatatttctttttaaagtaacccCAAGAGGATTTTACTTTTTGAACTACCGTCAGAAGAATGAAGAAAGTAGAAGACAATACCTATTGAAAACATTGCACAATAGTCTACCATGGAAATCTGACAGCAGTATGTAAAGTAGGGAACAGCATGGTTCCTAGCACTGACTGCAAATTAATAAGCACTGTGGCATTTTATTGCTTAGAAGATATATAGTCTTCGCATTGAAAGACAAAGTCAATCGTACAGATGGAAATTACTGTTTTGCAAAAtactggaaactttttttttttctggcatcatctcttcaatatttataaaaatacagtaatatctcaaaatgataaatgatttaagACGAAGGGTGTACTTCCAGCCTGAGAGAACTGGTTGGAGATGGTGAAGCCTCTAACttgatattttgtatataaacaaacatatatcATTTAGCCATATTTAAACTACAATCAGAATTTTACAAGTATTTTGGAAGTCATCTGTGCTACAGCTGAGGAATTGGATTTCCTGACATACAAATTCTAAGGAAACATCTTGGTTGGATCAAACACTGCTAATTCTGATTCATGTCAGAAAGAAAATGTTGAAGACACTTCCATTTCTGTTCCTTGGTTGGAAGAAAATTGTGAGAATAACTCCTGTGTCATTCTAACGGAATGAAtatactgaaaatacaaaaaaaatggtgaaattaATTTTATctgtactaaatatatatttttttaaaattaagatTCTTTTGAATATAATGTTTGTGAATGAATGAGTAGAGTGGTATGCTTGATGGGTGTAAGAATCATATACTTTAAAGCATCAATTAACCTAAAGGATGCCTTTGAAGTGTAGATAAGGCAATTTGACTCAAATAGTTCCTGTTTTATTTTGAGATCAGTGTCATACTTTTAGATGACACTTGGAACAGTAGAAGTACATTGATTGGACACAAGAACAGACAAGGTGGTTGTATTTCTTCTTTGACCAGTCTAATAGCCCTATGGATAAATGATATCAACATTTCTAGTCTTTTGATATTGAAAGGTGATTAAACTATTCCCAACACATATCTTTCATTTCATCCTTAAATGGTTTAACTCTGTAAATAACAAATGCAGGacaattattttgataaatacttTCTGGTTTCCAATCTATTTCACCTTCCACTTCCTACTAAACAGGGTCCACGTATTCTTACTTTCCTTTATTTGCCCAGAAGTAAAACAGAAGTTACACATAATTTGAATAACATCAATGCAGTTTTACTTTATCCACTTACCTAAGTAAAATGTAACCTTGTAAAGTGAAAATCCACATTGCTCAAGCAACAGCTTACGTTCATTTAGTAAATAATCTGAATGTGTTGTATAATATTCACATGTGAAAAAGGGGTTCCTAAAATTGGACTTCTGAGAGAtccaacaaattacatttattgtgaaCTCTACAGCTGGCCAGACATAATAGATATTTTTTGTGTACAATCCCCTTTAGATTTCTCAAAACTATTTAATGTTAATTTCCTACCTAAAAATTCAATTTAATCTGTACTCAATAAGGCAGGCCCTTGCACTACATGTGAAATTTTAAATGAACGACAATCAATGATATGAGGCTTAATAATTGCTGATTATTCCACTATGTGGAAGGAATCAAAACAGTATGTGAAAGAAAAAGCTTGGTAGAATGGAATATGAGACATTTACTCCCTTGGCATCATTCAAGCTCATGATAACATAACTTTGTCCAGTCCACTCTACTTCTGAAAATATACTCTGAGTGTAATCAATAAACTGTTCTGAATGGTTTACCTAAAGtgtatgcctaaaaaaaaaagcactccaatatatatatatatatatatatttttttttttttttttttttttttcaggaatcaTGTACATTTGCCCTGGTTCCCACATCTCCCAGCAATCTGATAAATTCCTAGTTTAGCTGACAACTCTGCCTTTGCTGCACTGAATTGCCAAGAAGTTGTATCTGTTCTGATTTTCCTGCTTTACTACAGAACCCTTCCCCCTTATTTGGGATTTACATTCAATGCAGCCAATGCCATCATCCTATTTTAGGAAGTTAGGCGCTTATTAGATTTTCAACATGTAGTTTTCTGAACTTACAACAAAAAACATAggcaaatgtaaatgtattgctgATTTAAATTTGTTTCTGTGCCATACACTTTAAAAGTTAGGTCAGAAAGACTGTAAACTTGTTAAATATCTGAACTAGTTATTAAGCAGTTAGTAATTGTGTATTTGTACAAACAGGTTGTCTGCTAAATATATCACATACTGAGCCAGTCAGTGAGTAAACACTTTatagttttatgtatatatgtggtCTGTGGATATGCTTCTTTTCTGCTGTGATGTTTTGTATTTGATAACAGGGGTTTTCCACCTGCAGATATAATGgattttacaaatgaaaatattttgtgtgaaCATGTGCATACGTGCAATGCTAATTAAACAATTTTTGCCTACATTgagtatttttagaaataaaatttctAATTTTGCTTTGCCTGTGTCTGTTTCCTTCATTGAGGCCTTGTTTGGGAAATGGAAAATAGGATAATGTGTaaatcttaggctacgtacacgtaagatgattctcgtctgataatcaccttGAGGCTTAGAATCTGCCATGTGTATAGcgttcgtcattcatggatccgtcctggcagatccacaaacaattaaaaagaaagagaagaggagagagcacagtggggcgCAGCTCCGTCATTTTCCCCCTCCCTTctacataaagcagaatggtgcagtatgtacagcgctggttcatgcatcgttcaaTCTTTTGTTgatagaaaggattgtgaaagatcctttccaacgacaataatttaaagtgtgtacatagctctaCCTAATTATTATAAATCTGCATATATATATCCTTTCCAGCACCAaaggtagatatatatatatatattattttgagtggatggatcacccaggttcacccatgatagtatatcttcgctagtcttggagagctctagtATATCAGACCCATTGTGGTGTGTAGGGCACCACAATGCAGCACATAAATATTCCCTTTTACATTTCTACCAGCATTTGAAAAGCTGCAAGATAAGCAAAAATTGACTTTCGTATTGTCAATGACAATAATCttaaatttagtaaattaaatctccgcttaacatacaaaaaaaattctaagctTAAGTAAATGTGTACTAAATACTGTGTAAGTGTAGGTATAATTTATTTAGGAAGAGATCACTGTATATCTCCTAACAATGTCTTATCTTCCCTCTCTCCAACTTTGTTTAGACATTTAAAAAGATTATCTTTTTCTTGGATTACATTTTTGGCCCAGGAGGACGTAATTATTTACagtcatttttatacttttggttGTGTGTTCACATGTTGTCTCAAACAAATCATCTACTGCCTCTCACCTTGTAAACTGCCAGGGAGAATAATACGCTGAAGCTGATTTAATCCTTTCTTCTGAGTTAGGAATCTTTACTTAATAAACTGAATGAGGATACACCAACCAAGCCAAAagttaatgtatttttctgtatttcatctGCATATGACTGATTATTCAAAGTGAATAAAGCTACAGTTTATTGAGTGAAGATTCTCAACTTCTTTGGTCTGCCTTAATGGGCCTTTactaaagctctcccaggctggagaaagtacacttgtatcagtgaacctgggtgatccagcaaacctggaatggatttattaaagtcatttgctatttgttagcaaatgttttcattcattgaccagatccataccagattttttggatcacccaggttcgctgataaaagagtatcttctccagtcttggagagctcagTGTTTCAGTAGTCCTATAAAGTATGTTTCTCACAGCCTAGGCACAGTAACTTGCTTTCTAATTTGTATCTATctattgactaaaaaaaaaaaaacatgtaaaatagcaAAGACAATAACACACTTACTGCCCATCATACCGCCAAAGACCACATCtagaaaaaggtaaaatgcaatttgccatatataccaatatttttCCTTCAAAATACCACTAGAACTAAGAATCACGGTTTATACTTTGGtctcaccagtagatggcactgtggcttcatttaaattgtgtaacaaaTGCTTGCCATTGGACACAAGAGACATTAACTTGTTACTCACCTAACATTGACTGGGAATCAGGGCAGATTGTCAGATGGGGGAATGCATGCGGCTCTCCGTGTCCTGCAATCCCCCTGCTGTCCACcatcgcagtatcaaacactgtttattctgtccagcaatagCACTTGCAAcagcaagaagaacaaagaaatagcagcagcggcctctgcttctctttagccgtgcagcctgatgtatctTATTGGCATCCCGAGTGCACAATCTGAGGCCTAGAAAAAAGTTAGGCCTTCTGGGCCAAAGTTTACCAAGTTAAAAATCACATATCACTCATATAGAACCAACTTGGGTAAAAGAAAATTCAGACATATTAAGACGTAATTCATGAATGTGCCTATTTCCTCAGGGATAGAGGCAATCTATGCTAGGTGTTTTACTGatctgaacattattattattattattaatattattaacctcccaaccgttaaacccgaacttttccgtgctaaaaaaagttgcaattatcgttaacccgtaaggaaatacttacccagtgtccacagctcctctagcagaaataaaagatttgctattgctgctggcatctgcagtgagatgtgaagcacaatgcagaaatccaatgtaatctgcttttaaatggtttttacagtacaaaaacaccacacaacatgaaataaaaataaaagtacatttttaattttatttttagattacattgttgtctaatatttcattattgttttaaatt is part of the Pyxicephalus adspersus chromosome 3, UCB_Pads_2.0, whole genome shotgun sequence genome and encodes:
- the RAMP2 gene encoding receptor activity-modifying protein 2, which produces MESGILCMLTSALCLFTWATGSTIAPGNVTVTSGNTTAHRNDTGARNLTAEHYPYIVQMCWNHFDFQMNKTLHGQWCSWHSIVRFYSDLQECLEGYADHLLVGYPNDLAHDAILNAHIKFFTNCAMSEEFIDPPENVLLALIFTPICIIPFLVTLVVYKSNTSKPQT